The following are encoded in a window of Methylicorpusculum oleiharenae genomic DNA:
- a CDS encoding carbonic anhydrase family protein — protein sequence MQKKSKMNKLLILLSLLCLQACAHKTSKEIAESGSHLPPQNYAPQKYSLPSLDPGFHQSPINIFTNRTKKELNHDHFVVHFQDKVTAVENLGHTIQLDFNAGSTITVKDKTYSFKQMHFHTPSEHLIDGMTFPMELHIVSATENSITPDYLVIAVLFKMGEENQFINEFINLTPPHPHSKTVVKDNSVKLNDLLSLSPAGDLGHHYHYTGSLTTAPYTETVDWFVLKKIYEASPEQIETINTIEGNNARHIEPKNDRLVDDE from the coding sequence ATGCAAAAAAAATCCAAAATGAATAAGCTTTTGATACTGCTGTCCTTGCTCTGCTTACAGGCTTGCGCGCACAAGACAAGTAAAGAAATCGCTGAATCCGGCAGCCACTTGCCGCCTCAGAACTACGCCCCCCAAAAATACAGCCTGCCCAGTCTTGATCCCGGATTTCATCAATCACCCATCAATATTTTTACCAACCGGACAAAAAAGGAATTAAACCATGATCATTTTGTTGTCCATTTTCAAGACAAAGTAACGGCTGTTGAAAATCTGGGGCATACAATTCAACTTGATTTCAATGCCGGCAGCACTATTACAGTCAAAGACAAAACGTATTCCTTCAAACAAATGCACTTTCATACGCCTTCGGAGCATTTGATTGATGGCATGACCTTTCCCATGGAATTGCATATCGTCAGTGCTACGGAAAACTCAATCACTCCTGATTATCTGGTCATCGCCGTTTTATTCAAAATGGGTGAAGAAAATCAATTCATCAACGAATTTATAAACCTGACCCCCCCGCATCCTCACAGCAAAACTGTCGTTAAAGACAATTCAGTAAAATTAAATGATCTCTTATCCTTAAGTCCGGCAGGTGATCTAGGTCATCATTATCACTACACAGGCTCCCTGACAACCGCGCCTTATACAGAGACCGTAGACTGGTTTGTTTTGAAAAAGATTTATGAAGCCTCTCCTGAACAAATCGAGACTATCAACACCATAGAAGGCAATAATGCGCGTCATATCGAACCCAAAAACGATAGACTCGTTGATGATGAGTAA
- a CDS encoding DUF1264 domain-containing protein → MKQKLLLIGSLLLLMSGCATTTTSSQAESHEHGQAKLSVPGQAKLYNEALNPRQIEHPDHLGFNDLHIQAIRHLVPDTHSVHDPKLQVIVHHHCKAYDDGTFVCMMFPTGMKDQDKPIGFEYIITTEQFNTLPETEKKYWHYHKVEVAKAHATFPDLTQEEAAKILPAVHETYGKVIYFQKPDDKYPLGEPYIVIVQHMPEQD, encoded by the coding sequence ATGAAACAAAAACTATTACTCATTGGCAGCTTACTGTTGTTGATGTCCGGATGCGCAACAACTACGACCTCATCACAAGCGGAAAGCCATGAACACGGCCAGGCAAAACTGTCAGTGCCGGGACAGGCCAAGCTATATAACGAAGCACTAAATCCTCGCCAAATTGAACATCCTGATCATTTAGGCTTTAATGATTTACATATTCAGGCAATCAGGCATCTGGTGCCGGACACCCATAGCGTCCATGATCCCAAACTGCAAGTTATCGTTCATCACCACTGTAAAGCTTACGATGACGGCACTTTCGTCTGCATGATGTTCCCTACCGGCATGAAAGACCAGGACAAACCAATTGGTTTCGAATACATCATTACCACCGAGCAATTCAACACCTTGCCGGAAACAGAGAAAAAATACTGGCATTACCATAAAGTAGAAGTAGCCAAAGCACATGCGACATTTCCTGACCTGACACAGGAAGAAGCTGCTAAAATTCTACCTGCAGTCCATGAAACCTACGGCAAGGTCATTTATTTTCAAAAACCTGATGATAAATATCCATTAGGCGAACCCTATATCGTGATCGTACAGCACATGCCTGAACAAGATTAA
- a CDS encoding ABC transporter ATP-binding protein: protein MIQLENIYRRFQVGDQTVHALNAINLTIAQGEYLSIMGPSGSGKSTLLNTIALLDQPSSGRYFFNGRDVTLLSDDELAKVRRENIGFVFQFFHLIPRLSAAQNIEMPMILAGISPKERKGRVKEGLAAVSLLDRAEHKPDQLSGGQLQRVAIARAMSMKPQLLLADEPTGNLDSQSGKDIIELLEKLNQQGVTLVIITHDPTLGSRAGRKIRLVDGQIQN from the coding sequence ATGATTCAACTGGAAAACATTTACAGACGCTTTCAGGTCGGTGATCAAACCGTCCATGCACTAAACGCTATTAACCTGACGATCGCTCAGGGTGAGTATCTTTCCATCATGGGGCCTTCAGGTTCAGGGAAGTCAACGCTGCTGAATACCATCGCACTGCTAGACCAGCCGTCATCCGGGCGCTACTTTTTTAATGGCCGCGACGTAACCTTGCTCAGTGATGATGAGCTGGCCAAAGTGCGGCGAGAAAACATCGGTTTTGTTTTTCAATTTTTCCACTTGATTCCTCGTCTATCCGCTGCCCAAAATATTGAAATGCCGATGATTTTGGCAGGCATTTCACCCAAAGAACGAAAAGGGCGCGTTAAAGAGGGGCTTGCTGCCGTCAGTTTACTGGATAGGGCCGAACACAAGCCCGATCAGTTATCCGGAGGACAGTTGCAGCGCGTTGCCATTGCGCGTGCCATGAGCATGAAGCCTCAGCTTTTGTTGGCGGATGAACCTACCGGAAATCTTGACAGCCAATCAGGCAAGGACATTATCGAGTTGCTGGAAAAGCTTAATCAACAAGGTGTGACCTTAGTGATTATTACTCATGATCCCACTTTGGGCAGTCGAGCGGGGCGTAAGATACGTCTGGTCGACGGACAAATTCAAAATTAG
- a CDS encoding response regulator, with translation MNTKTILLVEDNPSDVSLTRRALVKNAISNPLVVTEDGQEALDYLFCNGKFSTRNLTDLPVVILLDLKLPKIDGLEVLRRIRADSRTRRIPVVILTSSGQEEDISTGYDCGTNSYIRKPINFTDFAETIKQLSLYWLVINEPPP, from the coding sequence ATGAACACCAAGACAATTTTACTCGTTGAAGATAACCCCAGCGATGTCAGCTTAACCCGCCGGGCACTTGTGAAAAACGCCATCAGTAATCCCCTGGTCGTTACGGAGGATGGACAGGAAGCATTAGATTATCTTTTCTGTAACGGTAAATTCAGTACCCGCAATCTCACTGATCTACCGGTAGTCATTCTGCTTGATCTGAAACTGCCTAAAATCGATGGCTTGGAAGTGTTGCGCAGGATTCGCGCTGATTCGCGCACCCGGAGAATTCCGGTAGTGATTCTAACCTCGTCAGGCCAGGAGGAAGATATTTCCACAGGCTATGACTGCGGCACCAACAGTTACATTCGCAAGCCGATTAATTTCACAGATTTTGCAGAAACCATCAAGCAATTAAGCCTGTATTGGCTGGTTATCAATGAACCACCGCCTTAG
- a CDS encoding isocitrate dehydrogenase (NADP(+)): MKKIVVNSPVVEMDGDEMTRIIWHFIKQKLILPYVDVPILYYDLGIEHRDETEDQVTIDAAHAIQKHGVGIKCATITPDEARVEEFKLKKMWKSPNGTIRNILDGTVFREPIICENVPRLVPNWTKPICIGRHAFGDQYRATDFVTKGKGKLQITFTPDDGSEGQSFEVYHFEGDGVAMAMYNTDESIAGFARSCFNVALDREWPLYLSTKNTILKKYDGRFKDIFEAIYQAEYRERYEAKGIVYEHKLIDDMVASALKWNGAFVWACKNYDGDVQSDTVAQGFGSLGLMTSTLVTPDGKTMEAEAAHGTVTRHYRMHQQGKKTSTNPIASIFAWTRGLAFRAKLDNNGALSNFCETLEKVCVDTVEAGQMTKDLALCIYGDDLNDTHYLTTEDFLEVLRVNLENRLG, from the coding sequence ATGAAAAAAATTGTTGTCAACTCGCCCGTTGTCGAAATGGATGGAGATGAAATGACCCGGATTATCTGGCATTTCATTAAACAGAAGTTAATTCTGCCTTATGTGGATGTGCCTATCCTGTATTACGATTTGGGCATTGAACATAGAGATGAAACCGAGGATCAAGTCACTATTGATGCCGCACATGCAATCCAAAAGCACGGTGTAGGAATCAAATGCGCGACAATTACGCCGGATGAAGCGCGGGTTGAAGAGTTCAAGCTGAAAAAAATGTGGAAATCGCCAAATGGAACGATCCGGAATATTCTGGACGGTACCGTCTTTCGTGAACCCATCATCTGCGAAAACGTTCCCCGCCTGGTGCCTAACTGGACAAAGCCTATTTGTATCGGCCGTCACGCCTTTGGCGATCAATACCGCGCCACTGATTTTGTTACAAAAGGTAAAGGCAAGTTGCAGATTACCTTTACTCCAGATGATGGCAGTGAAGGACAAAGCTTTGAGGTCTATCATTTTGAAGGCGATGGCGTGGCCATGGCGATGTACAACACCGACGAATCGATAGCCGGTTTTGCCCGCAGCTGTTTTAACGTCGCGCTGGACAGAGAATGGCCGCTTTATCTGTCCACCAAAAACACCATTCTCAAAAAATATGATGGCCGTTTCAAAGATATTTTCGAAGCCATTTATCAAGCCGAATATCGTGAGCGCTATGAAGCCAAGGGCATTGTCTATGAGCATAAGCTGATCGACGATATGGTGGCTTCGGCGCTTAAATGGAATGGCGCTTTTGTTTGGGCCTGTAAAAACTATGACGGCGATGTGCAGTCCGATACCGTGGCACAGGGGTTTGGCTCGTTGGGCTTGATGACCTCGACGCTGGTTACGCCGGATGGAAAAACCATGGAAGCAGAAGCGGCCCACGGCACTGTCACGCGGCACTACCGCATGCATCAGCAAGGTAAAAAAACCTCTACCAATCCCATTGCATCAATTTTTGCCTGGACCCGCGGGTTAGCCTTTAGAGCCAAGCTGGACAATAACGGGGCCTTGTCCAATTTTTGTGAAACCCTGGAAAAAGTCTGTGTCGATACCGTCGAGGCAGGTCAGATGACCAAGGATTTGGCATTGTGCATTTACGGTGATGATCTGAATGACACCCATTACCTGACTACAGAGGATTTTCTTGAGGTTCTCCGAGTGAATCTGGAAAACCGTTTAGGATAA
- the trpD gene encoding anthranilate phosphoribosyltransferase, whose product MEIKQALQALLEKRSLTGEQMHEMMHLIMSGQASDAQIAAFLVALRCKGETVEEIAAAAQVMRDLAEHVSVTGEHVIDTCGTGGDGAHTFNISTTAAFVAAAAGAQVAKHGNRSVSSSSGSADVLEAAGVNLDLGAEQVSQCINTIGIGFLFAPKHHGAMKHTIGPRREMGVRTLFNLLGPLSNPASAPNQLIGVFGKEWLRPLAEVLKKLGSRHVLVVNAEDGLDEISIACSTHVAELKNGNINCYSITPVQFGLKRGQLSDLIVDDAASSLKLMKQVLDNQPGAARDIVALNAGAAIYAANLSDNLQFGVQKALQVIASGAAKAKLDALVEFSNNINNKSS is encoded by the coding sequence ATGGAAATCAAACAAGCACTGCAGGCACTCCTGGAAAAACGATCTTTAACCGGAGAGCAAATGCACGAAATGATGCATTTAATCATGTCCGGCCAGGCATCTGATGCGCAAATTGCCGCCTTTTTGGTTGCGCTACGCTGCAAAGGTGAAACGGTGGAAGAAATTGCGGCCGCTGCTCAGGTGATGCGTGATTTGGCCGAGCATGTCAGCGTGACCGGTGAACATGTGATCGATACCTGTGGAACGGGGGGCGATGGCGCTCATACGTTTAATATATCAACCACAGCCGCCTTTGTAGCGGCGGCGGCCGGTGCTCAGGTTGCCAAACACGGAAATCGTTCGGTTTCCAGCAGTTCAGGAAGTGCGGACGTTTTGGAGGCGGCAGGCGTTAATCTTGATCTTGGCGCCGAACAAGTCAGCCAGTGCATCAATACAATAGGTATCGGCTTTTTATTTGCCCCCAAACATCATGGTGCCATGAAGCATACCATCGGACCCCGCAGGGAGATGGGGGTCAGAACCTTGTTCAACTTGCTGGGGCCTTTATCCAATCCGGCATCGGCTCCCAATCAGCTGATCGGCGTGTTTGGCAAGGAATGGCTTCGACCACTGGCGGAAGTGTTAAAAAAATTGGGCAGTCGTCATGTACTGGTGGTCAACGCCGAAGATGGCTTGGATGAAATCAGCATTGCCTGCTCGACCCATGTGGCGGAACTTAAAAACGGAAATATCAATTGCTATTCGATCACGCCCGTGCAATTTGGTTTAAAGCGCGGTCAGCTGAGTGATTTAATCGTTGACGATGCGGCGTCTAGTTTAAAATTGATGAAGCAAGTCCTTGATAACCAGCCTGGTGCAGCCCGCGATATTGTTGCATTGAATGCCGGAGCCGCCATTTACGCCGCCAATCTGAGCGACAATTTACAGTTCGGTGTGCAAAAAGCCTTGCAGGTCATTGCCAGTGGCGCCGCAAAAGCCAAGCTGGATGCGCTGGTTGAATTTTCCAATAACATTAATAACAAGTCATCATGA
- the trpC gene encoding indole-3-glycerol phosphate synthase TrpC: protein MSDTPDILKKILDTKVEEVAKRKMSTSIDMLKDLAGVVERPRGFYKALQRQAATRKPAIIAEIKKASPSQGVIREDFQPILIGQDYAMNGATCLSVLTDKEYFQGSEVYLQMVRERCPLPVLRKDFMIDAYQVFEARALGADCILLIVAALDDQTLHALADTANELGMDVLVEVHDADEMTRALTLDTPLIGINNRNLRTFETRLQTTLDLKAQVPDDRLIITESGIHTPDDVKLMLDNGIYTFLVGEAFMRADSPGQKMRELFSL from the coding sequence ATGAGCGATACTCCGGATATTCTGAAAAAAATTCTCGATACCAAAGTCGAAGAAGTGGCCAAGCGCAAAATGAGCACCTCGATAGACATGCTCAAGGATCTGGCCGGCGTTGTTGAAAGGCCTAGAGGTTTTTATAAAGCCTTACAGCGTCAGGCGGCTACCCGAAAACCAGCCATTATTGCCGAAATAAAAAAAGCCTCACCCAGTCAAGGTGTCATTCGCGAAGATTTTCAGCCGATATTGATCGGCCAGGATTATGCGATGAATGGCGCCACTTGCCTTTCTGTATTAACCGATAAGGAATACTTTCAGGGCTCGGAAGTGTATTTGCAAATGGTCAGAGAGCGTTGTCCGCTGCCGGTGTTGCGTAAAGATTTCATGATTGATGCCTATCAGGTGTTTGAAGCCCGAGCGTTGGGGGCTGACTGTATTTTGCTGATCGTGGCGGCACTGGATGACCAAACCCTGCATGCACTGGCGGACACAGCGAATGAACTGGGTATGGATGTGCTGGTTGAAGTGCATGATGCCGATGAAATGACCCGCGCCTTAACGCTGGACACGCCCTTGATCGGTATCAACAATCGTAATTTGCGGACCTTCGAGACGCGTTTGCAGACGACGCTGGATTTAAAAGCGCAAGTGCCCGACGACCGCTTGATCATTACTGAAAGCGGGATTCATACACCTGACGACGTCAAATTAATGCTGGATAACGGGATATACACTTTTCTGGTTGGCGAGGCGTTTATGCGCGCCGACAGTCCCGGCCAGAAAATGCGCGAGTTGTTTTCTTTATAG
- a CDS encoding sensor histidine kinase, which translates to MSQWFDTSNLMPHGYCLLWNPLLLWVYVTSDLLIAASYYSIPFALWFFAKRRPDIQNRWLIILFGLFVMACGTTHFFDVLNIWYPNYGTDALVRVITAILSLTTAIVLWIIMPSALKAPSVKQLETANNKYKGSAQYARSLIEASLDPLVTISTEGKIMDVNLATEKITGVERLQLIGSDFSEYFTEPDKARQGYEEAYAKGFVMDYPLAINHTSGYVTDVLYNATVYKDESGQVAGVFAAARDITERKSYEEQLQIANRELEAFAYSVSHDLRAPLRGIDGWSLALLEDCGHTMDEQAHSYLETVRSETQRMGQLIDDLLLLSRVSRGELNNEKVDLSAIAQAVSERLQRAEPERKIEFVIQSNLFTRGDARLLEVVLTNLLSNACKFTAPRSEAKIEFFHIIEHDKKSNTRYPLFVVRDNGVGFDMAHAQNLFGAFQRLHKASEYPGTGIGLATVQRIVHRHYGRIWAEAHEDGGATFFFTLGDSA; encoded by the coding sequence GTGAGTCAGTGGTTTGATACCTCAAATCTGATGCCGCACGGTTATTGCCTGTTATGGAACCCCTTGTTGTTATGGGTATATGTCACTTCTGACTTGCTTATTGCAGCCTCTTATTATTCCATCCCTTTCGCCCTCTGGTTTTTTGCCAAACGCCGTCCTGACATTCAGAACCGCTGGCTAATTATCTTGTTCGGTTTGTTTGTGATGGCGTGTGGAACGACCCATTTTTTCGATGTTCTTAATATTTGGTATCCCAATTATGGAACGGATGCCCTGGTCCGCGTCATTACAGCCATTCTTTCCCTGACAACCGCGATTGTCCTGTGGATTATTATGCCTTCAGCATTAAAAGCACCTTCTGTTAAGCAGCTTGAAACCGCGAATAACAAGTATAAAGGCTCGGCTCAATATGCTCGCAGCCTGATTGAAGCGAGCCTTGATCCGTTGGTCACGATCAGTACCGAAGGAAAAATCATGGATGTCAATCTTGCAACAGAAAAAATTACCGGTGTCGAGCGCTTGCAATTGATAGGCAGTGATTTTTCCGAGTATTTCACGGAACCCGATAAAGCGCGGCAAGGTTACGAGGAAGCCTATGCCAAGGGTTTTGTCATGGATTACCCGCTGGCTATTAACCATACCTCGGGCTATGTGACTGATGTTCTTTATAACGCAACGGTTTACAAAGATGAATCAGGCCAGGTCGCCGGTGTCTTTGCCGCAGCCCGAGATATAACCGAACGTAAATCTTACGAAGAACAACTGCAAATCGCCAACCGGGAACTGGAAGCTTTTGCCTACTCCGTGTCGCATGATTTGCGTGCCCCTTTACGCGGCATTGACGGTTGGAGCCTGGCATTACTGGAAGACTGCGGTCACACTATGGATGAACAGGCTCACAGCTATCTTGAGACGGTTCGATCGGAAACACAGCGTATGGGACAGCTGATTGACGACCTTTTGCTGTTGTCTCGGGTGAGTCGCGGGGAATTAAATAATGAAAAGGTTGATTTAAGCGCAATTGCTCAAGCTGTCTCAGAACGGTTGCAACGAGCGGAACCGGAACGTAAGATTGAGTTTGTTATTCAATCGAACCTCTTTACACGAGGTGATGCCCGTTTATTGGAAGTCGTTTTAACCAACTTGCTCAGCAATGCCTGCAAGTTCACGGCACCGCGTTCCGAAGCTAAAATTGAGTTTTTCCATATCATCGAGCATGACAAGAAAAGCAATACCCGCTACCCATTATTCGTTGTCCGCGACAATGGCGTTGGTTTTGATATGGCTCACGCACAAAATCTGTTTGGCGCCTTTCAGCGCCTGCATAAAGCCAGTGAATATCCGGGAACCGGTATCGGCCTCGCAACAGTCCAGCGCATCGTGCACCGCCATTACGGCAGGATTTGGGCTGAAGCCCATGAGGACGGCGGCGCCACGTTCTTTTTCACTCTTGGAGACTCCGCATGA
- a CDS encoding cytochrome-c peroxidase, translating to MRLLIKILLGLLVTTPCFADKNLGLPPLTIPSDNPQSAEKVKLGQLLFNDKRLSADGSVSCASCHRSGTAFTDGLPVSKGIKQQLGTRNAPTVINSAYYETQFLDGRESSLEAQAKGPLVNPVEHGFTHLGQVVDVVNQDAAYRKQFHQVFNVQPDSITIEHIAKAIASFERTLVAGDSPFDRYYFGKDQSALSDSAARGSRIFRRKGNCMTCHEISWNNALFTDNRFYNVGIGFERLKPVLTELTSAINQQKEVDITGLTDAQRSELGRFAVTRIPADLGRFKTPTLRNITMTAPYMHDGSLKTLEEVIEHYDKGGISNAYIDPKIFPLHLTAQEKADLAAFLKSLTSVESELN from the coding sequence ATGCGATTATTGATAAAAATTTTGCTGGGATTACTGGTTACCACCCCGTGTTTTGCGGACAAGAACCTGGGCTTACCCCCATTGACGATCCCCAGCGATAATCCACAATCGGCTGAAAAAGTTAAGCTAGGCCAACTTCTTTTCAATGATAAACGTTTAAGTGCCGACGGCTCGGTCAGTTGCGCCAGCTGTCATCGTTCAGGCACCGCTTTCACGGACGGACTGCCGGTTTCCAAAGGCATCAAGCAGCAATTGGGAACACGAAATGCGCCCACCGTCATCAATTCCGCATATTACGAAACACAGTTTCTGGACGGGAGAGAAAGCAGCCTGGAAGCCCAAGCAAAAGGCCCATTGGTCAACCCGGTAGAGCATGGTTTCACTCATCTAGGGCAGGTTGTTGACGTTGTCAATCAAGATGCCGCTTATAGAAAACAGTTTCATCAGGTGTTTAATGTTCAACCTGATAGCATCACTATCGAGCATATTGCCAAAGCCATTGCCAGCTTCGAACGGACACTGGTTGCAGGCGACTCACCTTTTGACCGTTACTATTTTGGCAAGGATCAATCGGCACTATCGGACAGTGCAGCGCGCGGGTCGCGTATTTTCCGACGCAAAGGAAACTGCATGACGTGCCATGAAATATCATGGAACAACGCCTTGTTTACGGACAATCGTTTTTATAATGTAGGCATCGGTTTCGAGCGCTTGAAACCGGTCTTGACTGAATTGACATCAGCCATCAATCAACAAAAAGAAGTCGACATTACCGGACTGACTGATGCCCAACGTTCTGAACTGGGCCGGTTTGCTGTCACCAGGATACCTGCGGATCTCGGCAGATTCAAAACCCCCACGCTGCGCAACATCACAATGACCGCACCTTATATGCACGATGGCAGCCTCAAAACGCTGGAGGAAGTGATAGAACATTATGATAAAGGCGGCATCAGCAACGCTTATATCGATCCCAAAATTTTCCCTTTACATTTGACCGCTCAGGAAAAAGCCGATTTGGCTGCCTTTTTAAAATCACTGACCAGCGTTGAAAGTGAGCTGAATTAA
- a CDS encoding efflux RND transporter periplasmic adaptor subunit: protein MLKKLLAAAVLLTSVVVLYYFNKDPERIEVEFYTVKAGEVSATVSNTRVGTVKACRRAYLAPATGGQVAGLHVEKGEVVKKNQLLLEVWNADLKAQVELNKAKIKASYTEAEQVCQRAAGAEREAARFSKLRSRNQFISEDQLDKSVTEATAQKAQCQGAEQAIEVSKAQLAVAQAAVERTFITAPFDGTVAEINAELGEFVTPSPPGIPTLPAIDLLDLNCLYISAPIDEVDAGRIRIGMQACVSLDAFPEKRCTGKVSRIAPYVQEKEKQARTVEVEVKITDADDLKRWLPGYSADIEVVLAEKQSALRLPAEAIMENSKVLLIAQGDVLEERTFVPGLSNWSFTEIESGLQEGDRVVTSVGKEGVAAGAKVRFEP from the coding sequence ATGCTAAAAAAACTGTTAGCGGCGGCGGTACTGTTGACTTCGGTTGTCGTTTTGTATTATTTCAACAAAGATCCTGAACGGATTGAGGTTGAGTTCTACACGGTTAAAGCAGGCGAGGTGTCGGCCACTGTTTCCAATACCCGTGTTGGAACGGTCAAAGCCTGCCGGCGCGCCTATCTTGCCCCTGCAACCGGGGGGCAAGTGGCTGGCCTGCATGTGGAAAAAGGCGAAGTGGTCAAAAAAAACCAGTTGTTGCTGGAAGTGTGGAATGCGGATCTTAAAGCTCAGGTCGAACTTAACAAGGCTAAGATCAAAGCCAGCTATACAGAGGCCGAACAGGTGTGTCAACGAGCAGCAGGGGCTGAACGTGAAGCCGCACGATTCTCTAAGCTGCGCTCGCGTAATCAGTTTATTTCCGAAGATCAGCTTGATAAATCGGTCACTGAGGCAACAGCACAAAAGGCTCAGTGCCAAGGCGCCGAGCAGGCCATTGAGGTCAGCAAGGCACAGCTGGCCGTTGCTCAAGCAGCTGTCGAGCGAACGTTTATCACTGCACCGTTTGACGGCACCGTTGCAGAAATCAATGCCGAATTAGGTGAATTTGTTACGCCTTCGCCACCGGGCATTCCGACCTTACCCGCCATTGATTTACTCGATTTGAACTGCCTTTATATCTCCGCTCCGATTGATGAAGTTGATGCCGGGCGTATCAGAATCGGGATGCAGGCCTGCGTTTCGCTGGATGCTTTTCCGGAAAAACGCTGTACCGGCAAAGTGTCAAGGATTGCGCCTTATGTTCAGGAAAAAGAGAAGCAAGCACGAACCGTTGAAGTTGAAGTCAAGATTACCGATGCGGATGATTTAAAGCGCTGGCTGCCGGGATACAGCGCGGATATTGAAGTGGTGCTGGCTGAAAAACAGAGCGCCCTGCGCTTGCCTGCCGAGGCCATCATGGAAAATAGCAAAGTTTTACTGATTGCTCAGGGTGACGTGCTGGAAGAACGGACTTTTGTGCCGGGACTGAGTAACTGGAGTTTTACCGAAATTGAATCCGGCTTGCAGGAAGGCGACAGAGTGGTTACGTCGGTTGGTAAAGAAGGCGTTGCCGCCGGTGCAAAAGTCCGTTTTGAGCCATGA
- a CDS encoding DUF2490 domain-containing protein yields MKKFSALVLSFFFTSAARADSNDDWSIWLSNTYQTDFGGSNYLAFLELAPRSKNDNSDFSQLLIRPIVGYKLTQELQLWLGYTWHGEYNDSSSIKFDNATHDVMQQLQWIHNFTPELNFQYRLRFEERFFVDADVAYRTRHRFRFVYSIPDSKAYLIALDELFVYFNSLNYSPRETSVQPGINQNRSYAGIGYKLTPQINVDTGYQLQYVNNFGAPDVYNHVWFTNLNFNF; encoded by the coding sequence ATGAAAAAATTCTCGGCTTTAGTTTTATCCTTTTTTTTTACGTCGGCAGCTCGCGCTGATTCGAATGATGACTGGAGCATTTGGCTCAGTAACACGTATCAAACCGATTTTGGTGGCAGTAATTATCTGGCTTTCCTGGAACTGGCACCTCGCTCCAAAAACGATAATAGCGACTTCAGTCAATTACTCATCCGTCCAATAGTGGGTTATAAATTGACCCAAGAGCTCCAGCTTTGGCTGGGATACACTTGGCATGGTGAATACAATGATTCATCTTCGATTAAATTCGATAACGCCACCCATGATGTAATGCAGCAATTACAATGGATACATAACTTCACTCCGGAACTGAATTTTCAGTACCGATTACGTTTTGAAGAACGATTTTTTGTAGATGCTGATGTAGCTTACCGTACACGTCACCGCTTCCGTTTTGTATACTCCATTCCGGACTCCAAGGCCTACCTAATTGCCCTGGATGAATTGTTTGTTTATTTTAATTCGTTAAATTACAGTCCTCGCGAAACTTCCGTTCAGCCAGGCATCAATCAAAACAGATCTTATGCAGGAATTGGTTATAAATTAACGCCGCAAATCAATGTAGATACCGGCTATCAGTTGCAATATGTCAATAATTTTGGAGCGCCTGATGTTTATAACCATGTCTGGTTTACCAATTTGAACTTCAACTTCTAA